The Thalassomonas actiniarum genome contains the following window.
TGAGGTTAAAGCGAGCCGGGCCCAGTTAGCCGCACAGTGGCAGGGAGATGCTGACATTCAAATTAGCGGCAGCTTGCAAGATATCCCTTCAATTGAAGCGCTAAATGCTACTGATGAAAAACTTAAAAACCATCCGAGATTAAAAACTTTTGCTGCCAGGCAGCGCCTTGCCCAAGCTGAGATCGCCCTGGCCAAGGTGACTGAAGAACCTGCCTGGAAAATCAATACCGGGTTTAAACGCAATGAGCAGCTTAATGACTTTGCCTTTACTGTCGGGATCTCGATTCCTTTTGGCAGTGAAAACCGTAATCAGGGAAAAATTCTGGCATTGCAGGCACAGCAGAATGAACAACAGGCACAAGCCGATGCCTGGTATCAGGGGATTTCAACCCGCATATTGCTGTTAACCCATAAGCTTAAGCACAACCGCCACGTTATTCAGGGGCTGGGATCAGAAACTATTCCTACCCTGGAGCTGGCGAATGTAAAAGCAGGTCAGGCCTATCGCACCGGCAGCTATAGCTACACCGACTGGTACGCAGTACAGCAGGAGCTGCTTGCGGCTCAGACAAAGCTGATAACCGCCTATGCCAATATCCACTTAAACAAGATTGAACTGGAGCGCTTAACCGGCGCATCCATTTCACACTAATGCACTGCCTGTCAGAGAAAGCGAGACAAATATGAAACTTAAATCAATAGTGACCGCTATGCTTATCGGTCAATTAGCCTTGAGCGGCGCACTGAGCAGCCAGGGTGTGTTTGCCCAATCCAATCCTGAGGCGGTAAAAGAGGCCGTTGAAAAAGGACCAAACAATGGCCGCATGTTACGCGATGGTGACTTTGCTATCGAACTGGCCATTTTTGAAGACGGCGTTCCTCCCGAGTTCAGGGTTTTCGCGACAAAAGCCGGTAAAAAGGTTACCGCACAAGATGTCGGGGTGAATGTTAAATTAACCCGGCTGGGGGATGTTATCGACGATATCAATTTTTTTGTCGAAAATGATTACCTGCGCGGCGATATGGAAATCTATGAACCTCATTCCTTTGTTGTCACCTTAAGTGCCAGCCATAAAGGCAAAAACTATTCATGGTCTTATGACAACTTTGAAGGCCGTACCGCCATTAGTGATGAAATGGCGCAGGTGATGAACATAAAAACCGAAACGGCCGGCAGCCAGATGTTCAATGAGACCTTAAAAGTGTTCGGCGAACTCAAGCTGGCGCCAAATGCGACCCGAAATGTCAGCGCCCGCTACCCGGGAGAAGTGAAGAAACTTGCTGCGGTATTAGGGCAGCAGGTCAAAAAAGGTCAGGTATTGTTCACCATAGAAAGCAATGAAAGCCTGCAAACTTATCCTGTTTACGCACCGGTGAGTGGTGTGATCACCGCGCAGGATATTGCCGTAGGTGAACAAACCAATAACAGAAGCTTATTGACCATCACAGACACCAGTATACTGATTGCCGAGCTTGGCGTTTTTCCTATGGATAAAGCTAAAGTCAAGCTGGGCGCCCCGGTCAAGATTTTCATTCCCGGCAGCGAGCAGGTGATTAACTCGCAACTGTTTGATGCCTTGTTCGCGCTGAACGACCAGCAGGCGAAAATTTTCAGGGCAGAAGTCAACAATAACAACGGCGAACTCAGTGTTGGCCAGTTTGTCAGCGCCGAGATTTCCCTGGCCAGTTACTCTGTGCCGCTGGCGGTTAAGTCTAGTGGGTTACAGGCCTTTCGGGATTTCACCGTGGTTTATGCCAAAGTCGGGCAACAATACGAAGTCAGGATGCTGGAACTTGGCCGGGAAGCGCCTCCCTGGGTGGAAGTGCTGGGGGGCTTGCCTCAAGGTACTGAATATGTGGCCGGAAACAGTTATCTCATTAAAGCCGATATCGACAAATCGGGCGCCTCGCACGATCACTAAGGAAGCCCTATGTTAGAAGCTATTTTAAAATTTTCGATAGAGCGCAGTAAGCTTATCCTGGTATTTGTGCTGGCGCTTGCAGCACTAGGAGCCTGGAATTTTACCAAGTTGCCTATTGACGCCGTGCCTGACATTACCAATGTCCAGGTGGTGATTAATACCGAAGCACCCGGTTATACGCCGCTGGAAGTTGAGCAAAGGGTGACTTTCCCGCTGGAAACGGCCCTGGCGGGTGTGCCGGGTTTGGTTAATACCCGATCTGTGTCCCGTTATGGCTTGTCCCAGGTGGTGGCCATTTTTACCGACGACACCGATGTTTATTTTGCCCGTCAGCTGGTGGGGGAAAAACTCAACGGGGCAAAAGCGGATCTGCCAAAAGGCTTAGCGCCTGAGCTGGGACCAATTTCAACCGGGTTGGGGGAGATCTTTATGTTTACCGTCGACTCAGTGCCCGGCGCTACCAATGAAGATGGCCGTTTGATCACACCTACCGATCTGCGTACCGTGCATGACTGGATCATCCGCCCCCAGCTGATGCAGGTGCAAGGGGTTGTTGAAGTCAATCCCATCGGCGGCTTTAAAAGAGAAATCCTGATTGCCATTAAACCGGAAAAACTACTTGCCCATGGCTTAAGCCAGCAGGATGTGATCCGCGCGGTCGGCGAGCATAACCAAAACCGGGGAGCGGGTTTTATCGAACGAAACGGCGCACAGTGGCTGGTACGTTTGCCCGGTCAGTTAGCCGATCTTGAGCAGCTGGCCAATGTGCCGATTGTCACGAAAACCGGCCTGGGTTTAAAGATAAAAGACGTTGCTGAGGTCAAAGAAGGCAAAGAGCTGAGATCCGGCGCCGCCACGCAAAATGGCCGGGAAGTGGTGATGAGTACCGTGTTTATGCTCATCGGCGAGAACAGCCAGAAGGTGGCTAAAGGTGTCGGCGAAAGACTCAAGGAAATTAATAAAAACCTGCCTGAGGGCATAGTAGCCACCGCCGTTTATGACAGGACCAAGCTGGTTAATAAAACCTTAACTACCGTGGAAACCAACCTGACGGAAGGGGCGATCCTGGTGATTGTTATCCTGTTCCTGCTATTGGGGAACTTCAGGGCGGCATTATTAACGGCGGCGGTGATTCCTTTTGCCATGTTGATGACGGTAACCGGCATGGTACAAGCCGGGGTCAGTGCCAACTTGATGAGTTTGGGTGCGCTGGATTTTGGCCTGCTGGTAGATGGTGCCATTATTATTGTCGAAAACTGTATGCGCCGTTTAAGCCAGGCATCCCAAAGCAATAAGAGCAAAGTATTGCCGCTAAACGAACGCTTGTCGTTAGTGTTTGAGGCCACCAGGGAAGTGATACGCCCGGCATTATTCGGGGTCTTTATTATCACCGCGGTTTACCTGCCTATTTTCGCCCTTTCCGGGGTTGAAGGAAAAATGTTCCACCCTATGGCTATTACTGTAGTGATCGCCCTGGTAAGCGCCATGATACTGTCGGTTACTTTTGTCCCGGCCGCCATTGCCTTGATGTTTAAAGGCCCTGTGATTGAAAAAGAGAACATCATCATGAAGGCGTGCGAGGCATTTTATAAGCCGGTACTGATCTTCGCCCTTAAAGGGCGCTACTTGATTATTGCCTTTGCCGTAATGCTGGTCTCCAGCGCCGGTTTTATGGCGACAAAAATGGGCAGTGAGTTTGTGCCTAACCTTGACGAAGGGGATATCGCCATGCACGCGCTGCGCATACCCGGTACATCGTTAAGCCAGTCCATCGAGATGCAAAAAGCACTGGAGGCCCGTATCCAGCAGCTACCTGAAGTTGAACGGGTATTTGCCAAAGTCGGTACCGCCGATGTGGCAACCGATGCGGTACCGCCGAGTGTTGCCGATAATTTTATTATTATCAAACCACGGCAAGAATGGCCCGACCCGGATAAGCCTAAGGTGGAACTGGTGCGTGAACTGGAAGCCCTGGTAACCCCGGTGCCGGGTAACCGCTATGAGTTTTTGCAACCCATTCAAATGCGCTTTAACGAGTTATTGGCTGGGGTGCGTGCCGAGCTGGCAATTAAGGTTTTTGGTGATGACTTTGATACCCTGGCAGGCCTTGGCAAAGAAATTGAAGCGGCCATTGCCGGTGTTGACGGTATTGCCGACGTACAGGTAGAGCAAACCTCGGGCTTACCGATATTAACTTTGATACCCAAAGATGAACGCTTGGCGGCTTATGCCTTGTCTAAATCGGACTTGCAGCAGCAGGTGGCCATTGCCTTAGGCGGCGAATCCGTTGGTAAATTTTATCAGGGAGACAGGCGCTTTGATATTGTTGTCAGGCTTCCCGAGCAGCAAAGAAGTGATGTGCAAAACCTTAATCAGTTGCCGATCCATTTGAGCGCAGGAGGGTTTGTTCCCTTACAGGAAGTTGCCCGCATTGAGCTGATTGCCGGTGCCAACCAGGTAAACCGGGAAAACGGCAAACGCCGCGTGGTGGTGACCGCCAATGTGCGCGGCCGGGATCTCGGCAGTTTTGTTAATGATATTAAGTCATCTATCGATAGTAAGGTGTTGTTACCGTCCGGTTATTGGCTGGAATACGGCGGTACCTACCAGAAACTTGAGTCGGCTTCTAAGCGCTTGAGCATAGTTGTGCCGGTCACTTTATTATTGATCATCGGTTTGTTATTGCTTGCCCTGTCATCTTTTAAAGATGCCATGATTATTTTCACCGGCGTGCCTTTGGCGCTTACCGGCGGTATCTTTGCGCTTATTTTAAGGGATATTCCTTTTTCTATATCCGCCGCCGTTGGTTTTATTGCCCTGTCGGGGATCGCTATCTTAAACGGCCTGGTAATGGTGTCCTTTATCCGCGAGCTTCACAAAGACAAGTTAGGCTTGGATGAGGCCATTATCAAAGGGGCGCTGACGCGCTTGAGGCCGGTCTTAACCACCGCCCTGGTGGCTTCCCTGGGTTTTGTTCCTATGGCGATAAACACGGGTATCGGCTCTGAAGTACAGCGACCGTTGGCGACTGTGGTGATCGGCGGTGTTATTTCTTCCACTATTTTAACTTTGTTTGTGCTGCCGGCACTGTACCGTTTGCTTCATGGTAAAGAAGCACGGCAAGGGGAGCAGCTAAATACTTCAACACTTCAATCACAAGGACAAATGTAAATGTCAGTAAAATGTAAACTCAGCTATTTGCTGTATCCGTTAATGCTGCTGATGGCACTGGCTTCAATAGAAGCCTTTGCCCACGGGGTGGATAGCAGCACTCGTAATTTTTTAGAAACACATTCCGGGGTACAGATCATTCCCTTTATGTATATCGGCGCGAAACATATGGTGACCGGGTATGATCATCTGTTGTTCCTGGTGGGGGTATTATTTTTTCTTCACCGCAGTAGGGATGTTTTACTTTATGTCAGTATGTTCACTATCGGCCACAGTGTCACCCTGATGACCGGTGTACTCGCCAATATTGAAGTTAATGCCTATCTGATAGATGCCATTATTGGTCTGTCCGTGGTTTATAAAGGCTTCGATAATTTAGGCGGCTTTAAACACTTTTTTGGCAAACAGCCTAACCCGAAAGTGGCGGTGCTTATTTTTGGTTTATTTCACGGGTTTGGCCTGGCAACCAAGATACAGGAATTTCAGCTACCGGGCGACGGCCTGGTGGCAAACCTGCTGGCGTTCAACGTTGGCGTAGAACTGGGCCAGTTTATGGCGTTGCTGTTTATTTTGTTGACCATTAATTACTGGCGTAAGCACGAAAGCTTCAACAGGTTTGCCAAAACCACCAACACTGCTTTGATGAGCGCCGGCTTTATGCTGGTCGGCATGCAGTTAACCGGGTACTTCATTAATTAATCACGTTTTATAACCAAAAACTAGCAACGAAAAATCAGTAACTAATGACTAAGAGATATTTATTTATGGAATCAAACCAAGAAAGCCGCTCCCTTATTAAAGCGTCAGTTATCGCCTTTGCCATCGCCATACTTGCCCTGGTGTTCTTTATTTTACCCGCAGAATACAACCTGGATCCGACCGGTGTCGGCAAGCAGCTTGGCCTGACGGTATTTAATGAAAATCAGGCTGCTACTAATACCGGCGCACAAGGTTCAAGTGAAAAGGCCCCGGGTGAACAAAATTCTGTGGTTTTGACAGTACCGGCGGGTAAGGGCATAGAGTACAAATTGTCGGTGCAGCAGTTCAAGAAGGTGAATTATGAATGGCTGACTGACGGCGGCGAGATTTATGTCGACCTTCACGGTGAACCTGCCGGAGATACCAGTGGATATTTTGAAAGTTATGCCATCGCCACCTTGCCCGAAATGAAGGGCAGTTTTACCGCCCCCTTTGACGGTTCTCATGGTTGGTACTGGAAAAACACTTCTTCAAAAGACATGAAAATTCAACTGCTTTTCGATGGCGACTATATCATTGAAGGGCTGAAATAAACTTCACAAGCAAAAAATTTATGACAATATTGATAAGGATAAACCAATGAAAATATTATTAAAGTTAATATTCATCGCGGCAGTTTCCATTTCAGGCTCTGTTTTTGCCCATACCGGCGGGCATGGGCAGGTAAGCGCGGGCAAAGCGGTTGCCATTGCCCAAACCTCGGCCAAAATGCTGACCTTTAAAGATCACGGTATGTCTGTTGGGAAAATAGATAAGTCATGGGCAAAGGTAACAAAAGAGAATTTTACCTTACTTGAGCAAAGCAGCGGCGTTTACATTGTCAAAGGGGTAAATACCGAGTCTCATCAAACCCTGTATTTTACCATTAGCAAGCAGGGGCAAGTGATGGAAGTCGCAGAGCCTGCAAACATTAAATCTGATCATGGTCATGCCCACTAATATCTTTGAGTTTGGCCAAACAGCGCGGTTTCACGGATGAAGCCGTGCTCTATGGTGAGAACTGGGGGAGGTGCTTTATGCTCGGGGAATAAAGTGGTAGTAACATCAGGCAGGTATTTCAAATAGCTGAAAAACTATGGGCTTTTAGATTACTAAAGTGTAACTTAGGGTTTTGCGATGCAGGCTTGGGAGTCATAGATGTATTTTATCGCGGGGTTTGGTCTGCTATTGATGCTGTTAAGCAGCGTGATGGTCGCCAGTCCCCGGTATTGGTCAGACGGTATTGTTAAATTTAGCCAAAAGCCTTATTTTCACTGGTTTGAAGTGATTAGCCGACTTGTTGGTGGAGGGCTGTTGATAAGTTATCATCAGGTGAGCTTATATCCAAAGTTAATACTTGGCCTGGGCGTTTTACTTATCGCGGTTGCTTTTGGTCTGGTGATTTATGGCTCAGAGAAACACCGTAACTTTGCCGTTTGGTCGGCAAAAAAATTTAAACCTGTATTCAGGGGAGCCGGTTTCGGGGCTTTTATTTTCGGGCTGTTTTTAGTTTATGTTGCCAATCCGGGTTTTTAGCCCGCAAATAGTAAAGGGATTGATGTGAACGTCAGGTTTATGCTGCTTTTTTTGCTCTTTGTTAATGCTGTCCAGGCAAAGCCGGCAATAGAGGAGCACTTTGAGTTTTACGATATTTATCCGGTCTCAAAAGAGGATATCCGCAGCGAAATTCAGCAAAGAACTCCGATCATCAGCCAGGGCAGCAGGTTTGACGGGCGCACCTTATGGCAGGTTGCCTGGCAATATTACCGGAAAAAAAGTGATAATCTCTGCCATATAACCAGGAATGAAATCACCTTAAAAGTCCTTTATACCATGCCGGCAATTGCGCCTAAGTTCACTGTTAAGCCAAAAGTAAGAGATGCCTTCGACAGTTATTATCAAGCCTTGCTTAATCATGAAAAGGGCCATAAAAAAATTGGCATTCAGGCGGCAAGCGCGATTGAGCAGGCGTTACTAAATTTCAAATCTTTTAGTCATTGCCAGGGGCTTGATACTGCCGTCAACAAGGCAATAACAGCAATTATCAATAACCATCATCGCCAGGATGAAGATTATGATCGGCAAACCGAACATGGCAAGCTACAGGGCGTTTCCATAGATAATCCTTTGTAGCAAGTTGAGGCTGGCTTGAGGGCTATTTGCCGTATGACCAGATATAACTCTCCGGCGCTACGCCATCAGCGATGATTTGATTTCTCAGCTGCAAGGCATCTTTTTTAGAGACATTGCTGGCAATGGCTACGGCATAAGGTTTAGCAAAGCCCCGGGGGTTATAAACTTTGGCCTTATAATTTTTCTCTGCCAGGCTTTTGGCCTGTGCTTTTGCCTGCTTGTAGCTATTGTGGGAGCCAACAATAACAAAGTAACTGTTTTGCTGTGACGTTTGCAGCTTTGTTCCGGCAACTCCCCTTAGAAACCGTGACCAGCCGCTGATCTTGGGCTCTTTTAACATCTGCTCATTTTGATACTGTTTGTTCTTGGTGCTCTCTGCAGAAGAATTAGCGGCAAAAGCCTGTGGGAAAATAGAGATAGAATATTTATTTGCCAGCGGGGATACGGGGAGGTTTTCATTGCTACCGACACCGCCATTGATAAAGGTTGCCAATAAAGCCGGCGCAGCTAATCCCAGTTGGAAAATTTTAAAGGGTTCGTTTTCGGTTTTATGCAGGTAGGCAACAAAAGCTCCCAGGAAAATCAGTATGATACACCTGACAATAAGACCTACCCAATCAAGCACTTCATAGTTGACCACAGCTGTTTTAAAATCAATTGACAACAAGGTTATCAGGTAGGGGGTAATGCCGCCTATTGCTCCTAAAGCAATACGTTTGTTTAGCTTCATCATGACTCTCCATACCGTGTGGATAAATTTGCTCTATCTGGAGTTGTTGCTATTACTGTGCTGCCAGAGCTACTTTTATCTCACCTCAGTTGATCTTTATCGCCCTTAAGATAGGAATGCTGATCTACTTTTTCTAAAAACTCTCTCTATATCAATAAGCTAATTTGCCGCTGCTAAATAAACTCAATATAATTATTGCTGAGCCTGTAAGCTCTATTTATTCATAAAAAGAAGGATGTATTAATGAAACTCAAGTCAATTGTTATGCTTTGCGCTATGTCTTTATCTTCTACTGTTATGGCGGGAAGTTACCAGTACGGTAAGGTAAGCGAATTAATTACCGAAGGCGACAGGGTGACGTTTCAGCTGGATACGGCAACTGGTATTGATATCAGGGATGAAAGCTGTAACGGCCAAACCCTGAATTTTGTTATTGACTTCAACACTAAAGCTACCGCGCAAATCATGTACCAGACGGCGCTGGAGTCCAAACGCGACGGCATCAATATCGGCGTAAACGGCGAAGGTAACTGCGGTATTGGCGGTGAATTTGAACAGGTGAGCACTATAGCGTGCTAACGGAAAACGTAAGAAAGCTGCTGTTTGATAGTCAACGGCAGCTTTGAAAGGGAGTCATTAAGCCCTGTATTCTTGTAGGTTTCGCCTATCAGGCGTTATTTCATCTTTGGCGTCTGCCTTTGGCAGCTGATCTAAGATAATTTGCTGCCAGAGATGATGCCGGTCCCGCTTGAAAAAGCCAAAATGACCGATACGCTTTTGCCGAAATTCACTTGGATGGAATATCTGCAGTTGTTTGCTCGCCCTGGGAAAGCGTGCCATCAGATCCTCTATGGTTTTTTTGGGGGAAAAACCAATATCGTCACTAAAGCCGACCGCATGGATATTACCTTGATATTCATGATAATAGGTTTGTTCCAGC
Protein-coding sequences here:
- a CDS encoding TolC family protein, with translation MKLALLGLVAVSSGAFAQPSLSLNDAVSLTLAQHPQLKKYAYQREAAKGMMQQAGVSTPVNINLDVEDVIGTGSYSGLSAMQTTLSISWLLEDEILKSRVKVAGEQAQASDLARQGEALDLAAETAAIFITLLAQKEQLKLAKLAEAQAKKVLENITVRMKAGKSNLVDQLRAKAALSQKALVVEDLNHEVKASRAQLAAQWQGDADIQISGSLQDIPSIEALNATDEKLKNHPRLKTFAARQRLAQAEIALAKVTEEPAWKINTGFKRNEQLNDFAFTVGISIPFGSENRNQGKILALQAQQNEQQAQADAWYQGISTRILLLTHKLKHNRHVIQGLGSETIPTLELANVKAGQAYRTGSYSYTDWYAVQQELLAAQTKLITAYANIHLNKIELERLTGASISH
- a CDS encoding efflux RND transporter permease subunit; amino-acid sequence: MLEAILKFSIERSKLILVFVLALAALGAWNFTKLPIDAVPDITNVQVVINTEAPGYTPLEVEQRVTFPLETALAGVPGLVNTRSVSRYGLSQVVAIFTDDTDVYFARQLVGEKLNGAKADLPKGLAPELGPISTGLGEIFMFTVDSVPGATNEDGRLITPTDLRTVHDWIIRPQLMQVQGVVEVNPIGGFKREILIAIKPEKLLAHGLSQQDVIRAVGEHNQNRGAGFIERNGAQWLVRLPGQLADLEQLANVPIVTKTGLGLKIKDVAEVKEGKELRSGAATQNGREVVMSTVFMLIGENSQKVAKGVGERLKEINKNLPEGIVATAVYDRTKLVNKTLTTVETNLTEGAILVIVILFLLLGNFRAALLTAAVIPFAMLMTVTGMVQAGVSANLMSLGALDFGLLVDGAIIIVENCMRRLSQASQSNKSKVLPLNERLSLVFEATREVIRPALFGVFIITAVYLPIFALSGVEGKMFHPMAITVVIALVSAMILSVTFVPAAIALMFKGPVIEKENIIMKACEAFYKPVLIFALKGRYLIIAFAVMLVSSAGFMATKMGSEFVPNLDEGDIAMHALRIPGTSLSQSIEMQKALEARIQQLPEVERVFAKVGTADVATDAVPPSVADNFIIIKPRQEWPDPDKPKVELVRELEALVTPVPGNRYEFLQPIQMRFNELLAGVRAELAIKVFGDDFDTLAGLGKEIEAAIAGVDGIADVQVEQTSGLPILTLIPKDERLAAYALSKSDLQQQVAIALGGESVGKFYQGDRRFDIVVRLPEQQRSDVQNLNQLPIHLSAGGFVPLQEVARIELIAGANQVNRENGKRRVVVTANVRGRDLGSFVNDIKSSIDSKVLLPSGYWLEYGGTYQKLESASKRLSIVVPVTLLLIIGLLLLALSSFKDAMIIFTGVPLALTGGIFALILRDIPFSISAAVGFIALSGIAILNGLVMVSFIRELHKDKLGLDEAIIKGALTRLRPVLTTALVASLGFVPMAINTGIGSEVQRPLATVVIGGVISSTILTLFVLPALYRLLHGKEARQGEQLNTSTLQSQGQM
- a CDS encoding efflux RND transporter periplasmic adaptor subunit, with amino-acid sequence MKLKSIVTAMLIGQLALSGALSSQGVFAQSNPEAVKEAVEKGPNNGRMLRDGDFAIELAIFEDGVPPEFRVFATKAGKKVTAQDVGVNVKLTRLGDVIDDINFFVENDYLRGDMEIYEPHSFVVTLSASHKGKNYSWSYDNFEGRTAISDEMAQVMNIKTETAGSQMFNETLKVFGELKLAPNATRNVSARYPGEVKKLAAVLGQQVKKGQVLFTIESNESLQTYPVYAPVSGVITAQDIAVGEQTNNRSLLTITDTSILIAELGVFPMDKAKVKLGAPVKIFIPGSEQVINSQLFDALFALNDQQAKIFRAEVNNNNGELSVGQFVSAEISLASYSVPLAVKSSGLQAFRDFTVVYAKVGQQYEVRMLELGREAPPWVEVLGGLPQGTEYVAGNSYLIKADIDKSGASHDH
- a CDS encoding DUF6488 family protein; protein product: MKILLKLIFIAAVSISGSVFAHTGGHGQVSAGKAVAIAQTSAKMLTFKDHGMSVGKIDKSWAKVTKENFTLLEQSSGVYIVKGVNTESHQTLYFTISKQGQVMEVAEPANIKSDHGHAH
- a CDS encoding HupE/UreJ family protein is translated as MALASIEAFAHGVDSSTRNFLETHSGVQIIPFMYIGAKHMVTGYDHLLFLVGVLFFLHRSRDVLLYVSMFTIGHSVTLMTGVLANIEVNAYLIDAIIGLSVVYKGFDNLGGFKHFFGKQPNPKVAVLIFGLFHGFGLATKIQEFQLPGDGLVANLLAFNVGVELGQFMALLFILLTINYWRKHESFNRFAKTTNTALMSAGFMLVGMQLTGYFIN
- a CDS encoding SPOR domain-containing protein, with translation MMKLNKRIALGAIGGITPYLITLLSIDFKTAVVNYEVLDWVGLIVRCIILIFLGAFVAYLHKTENEPFKIFQLGLAAPALLATFINGGVGSNENLPVSPLANKYSISIFPQAFAANSSAESTKNKQYQNEQMLKEPKISGWSRFLRGVAGTKLQTSQQNSYFVIVGSHNSYKQAKAQAKSLAEKNYKAKVYNPRGFAKPYAVAIASNVSKKDALQLRNQIIADGVAPESYIWSYGK
- a CDS encoding DUF922 domain-containing Zn-dependent protease, encoding MNVRFMLLFLLFVNAVQAKPAIEEHFEFYDIYPVSKEDIRSEIQQRTPIISQGSRFDGRTLWQVAWQYYRKKSDNLCHITRNEITLKVLYTMPAIAPKFTVKPKVRDAFDSYYQALLNHEKGHKKIGIQAASAIEQALLNFKSFSHCQGLDTAVNKAITAIINNHHRQDEDYDRQTEHGKLQGVSIDNPL